In a single window of the Amycolatopsis sp. cg5 genome:
- a CDS encoding homogentisate 1,2-dioxygenase, with the protein MPYYRRVGEIPHKRHTQFRNPEGGLYAEELMGVEGFSNDSALLYHRGLPTAIVDAVAVAEDRGSLQPNHPLKPRHFKSQDLKFGADANAVDDRRRLFGNADVTIGFVVATAPSPLYRNAIGDELLYVQRGSARVETIYGVLDVADGDYLVIPTSCTYRVIPNGEITLMALEARGHVGPPKRYLSNKGQFLEHSPYCERDIRGPEAPLLVDGEDVEVLVRHRAGLTKFTYATHPFDVVGWDGCLYPWVFNIRDFEPITGRVHQPPPVHQTFEGPNFVVCSFCPRKVDYHPESIPVPYNHANVDSDELMFYVGGNYEARKGSGISIGSLSLHPSGFTHGPQPGAAEASIGADYFDETAVMIDTFAPLELGEAADASEDPGYAWTWSKRGPVNG; encoded by the coding sequence ATGCCTTACTACCGTCGGGTAGGCGAGATCCCCCACAAGAGGCACACCCAGTTCCGCAATCCCGAAGGCGGGCTGTACGCGGAAGAGCTGATGGGCGTGGAGGGTTTCTCCAACGACTCCGCACTGCTCTACCACCGCGGCCTGCCCACCGCGATCGTCGACGCGGTCGCCGTCGCCGAGGACCGCGGCTCGCTGCAGCCGAACCACCCGCTCAAGCCGAGGCACTTCAAGTCGCAGGACCTCAAGTTCGGCGCGGACGCCAACGCCGTCGACGACCGCCGCCGGCTCTTCGGCAACGCGGACGTGACGATCGGCTTCGTGGTCGCGACCGCACCGAGCCCGCTGTACCGCAACGCGATCGGCGACGAGCTGCTCTACGTCCAGCGCGGCTCCGCGCGCGTCGAGACCATCTACGGCGTGCTGGACGTCGCGGACGGCGACTACCTGGTGATCCCGACTTCTTGCACCTATCGGGTGATCCCGAACGGCGAGATCACCCTGATGGCGCTGGAGGCGCGCGGCCACGTCGGCCCGCCGAAGCGCTACCTCTCGAACAAGGGCCAGTTCCTCGAGCACTCGCCGTACTGCGAGCGCGACATCCGCGGCCCCGAGGCGCCGCTGCTGGTCGACGGCGAGGACGTCGAGGTGCTCGTGCGTCACCGCGCCGGGCTGACGAAGTTCACCTACGCCACGCACCCGTTCGATGTCGTTGGCTGGGACGGTTGCCTTTACCCGTGGGTGTTCAACATCCGCGACTTCGAGCCGATCACCGGCCGCGTGCACCAGCCGCCGCCCGTGCACCAGACCTTCGAGGGACCGAACTTCGTGGTCTGCTCGTTCTGCCCGCGCAAGGTCGACTATCACCCCGAGTCGATCCCGGTGCCGTACAACCACGCGAACGTCGACTCGGACGAGCTGATGTTCTACGTCGGCGGAAACTACGAGGCACGCAAGGGTTCCGGCATCAGCATCGGCTCGCTCTCGCTGCACCCGTCGGGCTTCACGCACGGCCCGCAGCCGGGCGCGGCGGAGGCCTCGATCGGCGCGGACTACTTCGACGAGACCGCGGTCATGATCGACACCTTCGCCCCGCTGGAGCTCGGCGAGGCGGCGGACGCTTCGGAAGATCCGGGCTACGCGTGGACGTGGTCGAAGCGCGGCCCTGTTAACGGTTAG